One window of the Trypanosoma brucei gambiense DAL972 chromosome 3, complete sequence genome contains the following:
- a CDS encoding N-acetyltransferase complex ARD1 subunit,putative, with product MSTFRDFNLVDIMSFNFVNMDQLTETYNSSFYGEYVTHWPEYQRICIHPTTGVTMAYTLGKAEGEAEDFHGHVSAVTVAPTFRRLGLGVTLMKELEATTEYIHNAYFVDLFVRQSNKVAQDMYRGLGYVVYRRVLDYYHGSGSKGPFKENEDALDMRKAMPRDKERTKSSVIPLSTPVRPDELEWN from the coding sequence ATGAGCACTTTTAGGGATTTCAACTTAGTGGACATTATGTCTTTTAACTTTGTCAACATGGACCAGTTAACTGAAACATATAATTCCTCTTTTTATGGAGAATATGTAACGCATTGGCCCGAGTATCAACGCATTTGCATTCATCCGACTACAGGTGTTACGATGGCTTATACACTCGGAAAAGCGGAAGGTGAAGCTGAAGATTTCCATGGACACGTATCAGCAGTTACGGTAGCGCCAACCTTCCGACGACTTGGGTTGGGTGTAACACTCATGAAAGAACTTGAGGCAACCACTGAATATATTCACAATGCGTATTTTGTAGATCTTTTTGTAAGACAAAGTAATAAAGTTGCACAAGATATGTATCGAGGACTTGGATATGTGGTGTATAGACGCGTATTGGATTATTATCACGGCAGTGGCTCAAAAGGTCCTTttaaggaaaatgaagatgcACTTGACATGCGAAAGGCAATGCCCAGAGATAAGGAAAGGACGAAAAGTAGTGTCATTCCCCTTTCCACACCGGTGCGTCCTGATGAATTGGAGtggaattaa
- a CDS encoding ATP-dependent DEAD/H RNA helicase, putative: protein MRLPIIVQFITFHHLLAFFFYYFLSPPPPPPPPPPLFTILKTEETKGVCRGKVKEKETVKAEKKIFMSLAGSERAHLCVHGLTENDEQDALRHLLSATGSSQLTDISDEVVVKGAAKRKNQAATQYANSSESIKGKKTQHSSEVQQQKPDGGTVGRVKKSSDVPVKRTASKVVPVPKEVEAESVAFQADSVSHEAESLPPIAELVHKKLIRPLTEVLCINSLTRIQKLSWMPMVDKTRDVLVRSETGSGKTLAYALPLLHQLLCDCDTRPLKRDVGSVIIVLCPVRELVVQVSDVLTILTRCALFLTVGGIHGGENRHKEKARLRKGITILATTPGRLLDHLKATSSFRVEELQTIVLDEADRLLDMGFEKTIREVMDLLVAKKRDAHQTGGGDAQSSFKRVLVSATITAAVERLSHFALRDNIVRVGETEDTFSIPSSLRQHYVLVPTKHRLATLISFLRSQLDAGAQRLIVFVSTADSAEFHYYLLSRLKSPFRGKTNSGRSAGAPQKNSNRYSLKKRIGEANRHIHEGRDEDVVTFDDDSDDEDPTEVNELSEKNAVLDVNIFKLHGNMSQVDRASVFHAFKHMDSSVQPSKKGILFCTDVAARGLDMPNVDWIVHYDPPTDAPCYIHRIGRTARIGNTGDSMLFLMPHEEGYASYLSNFLAKETKLGSMAKGANAESGIIEERKYESFLFYLTKLDPKANHMWAQSTATLERAICRLVMKRHSNEENVNDESTGRTDDITRLALFAYQSYIRAYAGHSRELKRLFFNSDALHLGHVAQNFGIDKRPSEVRSQLQGLIKEDRKVARETTSVVLDDGSERPRKVLRTEVPHDDRYRSTVVQNNAKLRGIGMKTKRNWRVQHINTSNLLNSMPKSWEMMMRRNIFFL from the coding sequence ATGCGATTGCCCATTATCGTACAATTTATTACATTCCACCATCTACtggccttctttttttattattttttatcccccccccctcctcctcctcctcctcctcctctcttcACCATCctaaaaacagaagaaaccaAAGGGGTTTGTCGGGGAAAAgttaaggaaaaggaaactgttaaagcggaaaagaaaatatttatgTCACTAGCGGGTTCCGAGAGGGCTCATCTCTGTGTTCACGGCCTTACGGAAAATGACGAACAAGACGCACTTCGGCATTTACTCTCTGCTACCGGTTCATCTCAGTTAACTGATATTAGTGACGAAGTGGTTGTGAAGGGTGCtgccaaaaggaaaaaccAAGCGGCAACGCAATATGCAAATTCTAGCGAATCTataaaaggcaaaaagaCTCAACATTCTTCGGAAGttcagcagcagaaacccgACGGTGGAACGGTGGGACGTGTGAAAAAATCAAGTGACGTTCCCGTAAAACGAACAGCTTCAAAAGTAGTGCCGGTACCGAAAGAAGTTGAGGCGGAGTCCGTGGCGTTTCAAGCAGATAGTGTAAGCCATGAAGCCGAATCACTTCCTCCCATAGCAGAACTTGTGCACAAGAAGTTGATTCGGCCCTTAACAGAAGTTTTGTGCATTAACTCGTTGACGCGCATACAAAAACTTAGTTGGATGCCCATGGTTGATAAAACACGTGATGTTCTCGTCAGAAGCGAGACGGGAAGCGGTAAAACTTTAGCGTATGCGCTTCCTCTGCTTCATCAATTGCTCTGCGATTGCGACACCCGGCCACTGAAGCGTGACGTCGGTTCTGTCATTATTGTTTTGTGTCCAGTTCGAGAGTTGGTAGTACAGGTGTCGGATGTACTCACTATTCTTACGCGTTGTGCCCTCTTCCTTACGGTAGGCGGGATTCATGGAGGTGAGAATAGGCACAAGGAAAAGGCGAGACTACGAAAAGGAATAACAATTTTGGCAACGACGCCTGGAAGGCTTTTGGATCATCTCAAGGCCACATCATCCTTTCGAGTAGAGGAGTTGCAAACTATTGTGTTGGATGAGGCTGATCGGTTACTCGATATGGGGTTCGAAAAGACTATTCGTGAGGTTATGGATTTGTTAGTAGCGAAGAAACGGGACGCACACCAAACAGGCGGCGGGGACGCGCAATCCTCGTTTAAACGAGTTCTCGTTTCGGCCACCATAACGGCGGCTGTTGAACGACTCTCTCATTTTGCGCTACGGGATAATATTGTTCGCGTTGGTGAGACGGAGGACACTTTTTCTATTCCTTCATCGTTGCGGCAACACTATGTATTGGTACCAACAAAGCACCGCCTGGCAACACTCATAAGCTTTCTTCGGTCGCAGTTGGACGCTGGAGCTCAAAGACTtatcgtttttgtttcaactgCAGACAGTGCTGaatttcattattatttgttgtcCAGATTGAAGTCACCTTTTCGTGGCAAGACAAACAGTGGCAGAAGCGCTGGCGCACCTCAAAAAAACTCAAATCGCTACAGCTTAAAAAAGCGTATTGGGGAAGCCAATAGGCACATTCACGAGGGTCGAGATGAGGACGTTGTCACTTTTGATGATGACTCGGATGATGAGGATCCGACTGAAGTAAATGAATTATCCGAAAAAAATGCTGTTCTTGACGTTAACATATTTAAACTGCACGGTAATATGTCACAAGTTGATCGAGCCTCTGTTTTCCATGCCTTCAAACATATGGACAGCAGCGTTCAACCTTCCAAAAAGGGAATTCTCTTTTGCACAGACGTTGCCGCGCGGGGGCTTGACATGCCTAATGTTGATTGGATTGTGCATTATGATCCTCCTACTGATGCGCCGTGTTACATTCATCGCATTGGCCGCACAGCACGTATTGGTAACACGGGGGATTCCATGTTATTTCTCATGCCACACGAGGAGGGGTATGCATCTTATTTGAGTAACTTCTTAGCAAAGGAAACTAAATTAGGTTCCATGGCGAAAGGTGCCAATGCCGAATCGGGAATCatagaggaaaggaaatatgagtcattcctcttttatttaaCTAAATTGGATCCCAAAGCCAATCACATGTGGGCTCAGAGCACTGCAACTTTGGAGCGCGCCATATGCCGACTAGTTATGAAGCGGCATtcaaacgaagaaaatgtgaATGATGAAAGCACCGGCAGAACTGATGACATCACCAGACTTGCATTATTCGCCTATCAGTCATACATAAGAGCATACGCCGGTCATTCCAGGGAACTTAAGCGTCTTTTCTTCAATTCCGATGCCCTTCATTTGGGTCATGTCGCTCAAAACTTTGGTATTGACAAAAGACCCAGCGAAGTTCGCTCACAGTTGCAAGGACTCATTAAGGAAGATAGAAAAGTGGCAAGAGAAACAACATCAGTTGTGTTGGATGATGGCAGTGAGCGGCCTCGAAAAGTGCTACGCACGGAGGTGCCACATGATGACCGCTATAGGAGCACAGTGGTTCAAAACAACGCAAAGTTACGAGGGATTGgtatgaaaacaaaaagaaactggaGGGTCCAACATATAAACACCAGCAATTTACTGAATTCGATGCCTAAATCATGggaaatgatgatgaggagaaACATCTTCTTTCTGTAA
- a CDS encoding T. brucei spp.-specific protein, producing the protein MLSTPCPFREKSDTCNVVKPESRARKCAEAVNGSTQGVSGDNSWGMSWPPLFPRNPEGLKPGEPLIKNNSPAFSNTRESVTRPRRPPPKPYDREHNSDSEKGCIGQQKACKSSPMPRLPGSSFLQYLTNSALRETEGVEVDERGPQQRRSGSEAGTLSEDKTLVSDGISSPPSRVTFPVSMKMFAREMAKNYDKLCRALLDDDGAIFDDNERIEIADVLRNIGGTVSKICIAAYDSETNLDAYNTVSDAMVSRAQLHEIRVKQLTEEVEVCVDGKREALADAARQLRNERAALKNILLQSNCCADSSLTSQITSTEVGPSGNGSDSAAVAVAEQPTKIFGEVQKGTKTSGSSNASDPYLPPVVYRSGGRSTPESSLNSSIASRESQTQDCVCNLIAQVPLHELANELLRSRRQTLFISQLGNQCTAANELRMMLMQKEMENFIRVCSLLEQDYLFKKDRLLGSCFTQAPTTPTTRSCGVPIT; encoded by the coding sequence ATGCTATCAACGCCCTGTCCTTTTAGGGAGAAGAGCGATACATGTAATGTAGTGAAACCCGAGTCGCGAGCGCGCAAATGCGCTGAAGCGGTTAATGGTTCAACACAAGGAGTATCTGGTGATAATTCATGGGGTATGTCGTGGCCACCTCTTTTTCCGCGGAATCCTGAAGGGTTGAAACCGGGTGAACCTTtgataaaaaataatagtccCGCTTTTTCCAATACTCGAGAGTCCGTAACTCGGCCACGTCGGCCACCCCCTAAACCATATGATAGAGAACATAACTCTGATAGTGAAAAAGGGTGTATTGGACAACAAAAGGCATGTAAAAGTTCTCCCATGCCTCGCCTTCCTGGGTCTTCCTTCTTACAGTATTTAACAAATTCTGCATTGAGGGAAACTGAGGGAGTTGAAGTTGATGAAAGGGGTCCCCAACAACGGCGTAGTGGCAGTGAGGCCGGTACACTTTCCGAAGACAAAACTCTAGTTAGTGATGGAATTAGTTCACCACCTTCTCGCGTTACTTTTCCCGTTAGCATGAAAATGTTTGCGAGAGAAATGGCAAAAAATTACGATAAGCTATGTCGCGCCTTGTTAGATGATGATGGTGCTATTTTTGATGACAACGAACGGATAGAAATTGCTGACGTCTTGCGCAACATTGGCGGGACTGTATCGAAGATTTGCATAGCTGCATATGATTCTGAGACAAACTTGGACGCCTACAACACGGTATCGGACGCGATGGTGTCGAGAGCTCAACTTCATGAAATACGCGTTAAACAACTTACAGAAGAAGTTGAGGTTTGTGTCGACGGGAAGCGTGAGGCGTTGGCTGACGCCGCAAGGCAACTCAGAAATGAGCGGGCGGCACTAAAAAACATTCTCCTGCAATCAAATTGCTGTGCCGATTCAAGTTTAACTTCCCAAATAACTTCCACGGAAGTCGGTCCGTCTGGGAATGGGAGCGATTCCGCTGCAGTGGCTGTTGCTGAGCAGCCAACCAAAATATTTGGGGAGGTTCAAAAAGGCACCAAAACTTCTGGCAGCAGCAATGCGTCTGATCCTTATTTGCCCCCCGTTGTGTATCGTAGTGGTGGTCGTTCAACTCCTGAAAGTTCACTTAATTCGTCAATCGCCTCCAGAGAGTCCCAAACTCAAGACTGCGTTTGCAACTTGATCGCGCAGGTGCCGTTGCATGAACTGGCGAATGAATTGCTACGATCAAGGCGCCAGACACTTTTCATTTCCCAACTCGGCAACCAATGCACTGCAGCCAATGAATTGCGCATGATGctgatgcaaaaagaaatggaaaattTTATAAGGGTCTGTAGTCTTTTGGAGCAGGATTATCTTTTCAAAAAGGATCGGCTCCTTGGAAGCTGCTTCACGCAGGCGCCTACAACTCCGACCACCCGTAGTTGTGGTGTTCCCATCACCTAA